Proteins co-encoded in one Pithys albifrons albifrons isolate INPA30051 chromosome 14, PitAlb_v1, whole genome shotgun sequence genomic window:
- the PCDH11X gene encoding protocadherin-11 X-linked isoform X3 — translation MDLLSGTYLLAVLLACIVFQSGAQEKNYTVREELPENVLIGNLLKDLNLTLDPDVPLSSPLQFKLVYKTGDVPLVRVEENTGEIFTAANRIDREKLCAGIFAENRCFYEVEVAVLPDEVFRLVKIRFLIEDINDNAPLFPSTVINISIPENTAINSRYSVPSAIDPDIGVNGIQHYELLKPKTAPKRTFGSITNDQGQNVFGLDITETPEGDKWPQLIVQQILDREQKDTYVMKIKVEDGGSPPRSSTAILQVTVTDVNDNRPVFKENDIEVSVPENAPVGTSVSQLHATDADLGSNAQIHFYFSNQISSLAKRLFAIDNTTGLITIREPLDREESPVHKLTVLASDGSSTPSRATVTVNVTDINDNVPSIDTRYIINPVNGTVLLSEKAPLNTKIALITVMDKDADQNGKVTCFTDHDVPFRLKPVFDNQFLLETATFLDYEATREYAIKIVASDSGKPPLNQSAMLLIKIKDENDNAPVFTQPIIGLSIPENNAPGTQLTKISATDADSGRNAEISYILGSDAPPIFNLDRRTGILTAVRKLDREKQDRYSFTVLAKDNGMPPLQTNATVTVSVLDQNDNSPAFTHNEYNFYVPENLPMYGTVGLITVTDADAGENAAVTLSILNGRDNFIIDPLTGVIRPNITFDREQQGSYTFQVKAVDGGRLQRSSTAKVTINVVDVNDNRPVFVIPSSNYSYELVPTSASPGSVVTKVFAVDNDTGMNAELRYSIIGGNSRGLFTIDQLTGNITLKEKVITADHGLHRLVIKVNDLGQPESLYTIALVHLFVNETVTNSSYVQELVRRNMETPVGQNIGDGEITPQTNDYVKIIIAIIAGTMTVILVIFVTALVRCRQTPRHKVVQKNKQSGEWVSPNQENRQIKKKKKKKKRSPKSLLLNFVTIEESKPDDPGHEHINGTLDIPVELEEQTMGKYNWATTPTTFKPDSPDLAKHYKSASPQPTFQIKPETPVPPKKHHVIQELPLDNTFVVGCDSLSKCSSSSSDPYSVSECSCQGGFKTPGPIHTRQL, via the exons ATGGACTTGCTGTCTGGAACCTACCTCTTGGCAGTCTTGTTAGCCTGTATTGTATTCCAATCTGGCGCCCAGGAGAAGAATTACACCGTGCGGGAAGAACTGCCTGAAAATGTCCTCATTGGCAATTTGCTCAAGGATCTTAACCTGACGCTGGACCCAGACGTGCCCCTTTCCTCCCCACTGCAGTTCAAGCTGGTGTACAAGACTGGAGATGTGCCACTGGTGAGGGTGGAGGAGAACACTGGGGAGATTTTCACGGCTGCAAACCGCATCGACCGCGAGAAGCTGTGCGCCGGCATCTTCGCCGAGAACCGCTGCTTCTATGAGGTGGAGGTGGCTGTTTTGCCTGATGAAGTTTTCAGGCTGGTCAAGATCAGATTCCTAATAGAGGATATAAATGACAACGCCCCCCTTTTCCCCTCGACAGTGATTAACATCTCTATCCCTGAAAACACAGCGATTAATTCTCGCTATTCTGTCCCATCCGCCATCGACCCGGACATCGGTGTGAATGGCATTCAGCATTATGAGCTCCTCAAG CCCAAAACAGCTCCGAAAAGGACATTTGGATCCATTACAAATGATCAG GGTCAAAATGTATTTGGTCTTGATATAACTGAGACACCCGAGGGAGATAAGTGGCCTCAACTGATTGTCCAACAGATCCTGGATAGGGAGCAGAAGGATACCTAtgtgatgaaaataaaagttgAAGATGGTGGAAGCCCTCCAAgatccagcactgccatcctGCAGGTCACAGTGACCGATGTGAACGACAACCGCCCGGTCTTCAAAGAGAACGACATCGAAGTCAGCGTCCCCGAAAATGCTCCAGTGGGCACCTCTGTGTCTCAGCTCCATGCCACTGATGCAGACCTGGGCTCAAATGCACAAATCCACTTCTATTTCAGCAACCAGATCTCCAGCTTGGCCAAAAGGCTGTTTGCCATCGATAACACCACTGGCCTCATCACTATAAGGGAGCCACTGGACAGGGAGGAGTCTCCTGTGCACAAATTAACTGTTTTGGCAAGTGATGGCAGTTCAACTCCATCAAGAGCAACAGTGACTGTTAATGTCACAGATATTAATGACAATGTCCCATCCATAGACACGAGATACATCATCAATCCGGTGAACGGGACAGTGCTTTTGTCTGAGAAGGCTCCCCTTAATACAAAAATTGCGTTGATAACAGTAATGGACAAGGATGCTGATCAGAATGGAAAAGTGACTTGTTTTACAGATCATGATGTCCCTTTTAGGCTAAAGCCAGTGTTTGATAATCAGTTTCTTCTGGAGACAGCCACGTTTCTTGACTATGAAGCGACACGGGAATATGCCATCAAAATAGTGGCTTCAGATTCAGGGAAACCTCCCTTAAACCAGTCTGCAATGCTCCTAATCAaaattaaagatgaaaatgaCAATGCCCCAGTTTTTACACAGCCTATCATAGGACTTTCTATCCCAGAGAACAATGCTCCTGGTACTCAGCTGACCAAGATAAGTGCTACGGATGCAGACAGTGGGCGGAATGCTGAGATCAGTTACATCCTGGGCTCAGATGCACCCCCTATTTTCAACCTTGACCGCCGAACAGGGATTCTGACAGCAGTGAGAAAGCTGGATAGAGAAAAGCAAGACAGGTACTCTTTCACTGTGCTGGCTAAGGATAATGGGATGCCACCTTTGCAGACCAATGCTACCGTGACAGTGTCAGTCCTGGACCAGAATGATAACAGTCCTGCTTTCACACATAATGAATATAATTTCTATGTGCCAGAAAACCTGCCCATGTATGGCACAGTGGGGCTTATCACAGTTACAGATGCTGACGCGGGAGAAAATGCTGCAGTCACCCTTTCCATCTTAAATGGTAGAGATAATTTTATTATAGATCCTCTTACTGGTGTGATAAGACCTAATATTACCTTTGATAGGGAACAGCAGGGGTCATATACTTTCCAGGTGAAAGCTGTGGATGGAGGAAGACTGCAGCGTTCCTCAACTGCCAAAGTGACCATCAACGTTGTTGATGTAAATGATAACAGGCCTGTTTTTGTTATTCCTTCATCTAATTACTCCTATGAGCTGGTTCCAACGTCAGCCAGCCCAGGGTCTGTGGTTACTAAAGTCTTTGCTGTGGATAATGACACGGGAATGAACGCGGAGCTCCGCTACAGCATCATAGGTGGCAACTCAAGGGGCTTGTTTACAATTGACCAATTAACTGGCAATATTACTTTGAAAGAGAAGGTAATTACAGCAGATCATGGCTTGCACAGACTGGTGATAAAAGTGAATGACCTGGGACAGCCAGAGTCTCTTTACACTATAGCTCTTGTGCATCTGTTCGTGAACGAGACGGTCACCAACAGCTCCTACGTGCAAGAGCTGGTACGCAGGAACATGGAAACTCCAGTGGGCCAGAACATTGGGGATGGTGAGATAACCCCACAGACCAATGATTATGTCAAGATCATCATTGCCATTATTGCAGGCACTATGACAGTTATTCTGGTAATTTTTGTTACCGCTTTAGTCCGGTGCCGCCAGACTCCCAGGCACAAGGTTGTACAGAAAAACAAGCAGAGTGGTGAATGGGTTTCCCCAAACCAAGAGAACAGGCAGatcaagaaaaagaagaagaagaagaagcgCTCTCCAAAAAGTCTCCTCCTCAACTTTGTGACTATTGAAGAATCTAAGCCTGATGATCCTGGCCACGAGCACATAAATGGCACTTTAGACATTCCTGTAGAACTAGAAGAACAGACTATGGGAAAATATAACTGGGCCACCACACCAACCACATTTAAGCCTGATAGCCCAGATTTAGCAAAGCACTACAAGTCTGCTTCTCCACAGCCTACCTTTCAAATTAAACCTGAGACTCCTGTTCCCCCCAAGAAGCACCATGTCATTCAGGAATTGCCTCTAGATAACACCTTTGTGGTGGGCTGTGACTCACTTTCCAAGTGCTCCTCAAGCAGCTCGGACCCTTACAGTGTTTCTGAATGCAGCTGTCAAGGAGGCTTCAAGACCCCAGGCCCCATACACACCAGACAG CTCTGA